From Echinicola jeungdonensis, the proteins below share one genomic window:
- a CDS encoding LamG-like jellyroll fold domain-containing protein, whose protein sequence is MKTFNMIIAALLLLSFGCDDEYIDDIQHVDPGSDEESPEVMIDYPLEGTMIRVTEDVTPINIQFEVTDDIEIQSITVSLDGSEIATFDSFIDYRRAIEEFTYENLTNGQHTLTIVATDINGKSTTSSVNFEKVPPYNPEYDGEIFYMPFDGDYMELVSITEATTVGNPGFAGESVEGLNAYAGATGSYLTLPTTGLLNNEISASFWYKINADPTRAGILVIGPPDPDNPNSQNDRTEGFRFFREGGPTNQIFKLNVGNGDGENWFDGGAAASIDPTTNTGWVHMAFTISEAACAVYINGEVVSQGSFPGISWAECDIISIASGAPRFTGFNHLSDLSFIDELRIFNKALTASEIQEIMANEQP, encoded by the coding sequence ATGAAAACCTTTAATATGATAATAGCAGCATTGCTCCTTTTAAGCTTTGGCTGTGATGATGAATATATTGATGATATCCAACATGTTGATCCGGGTTCCGATGAAGAAAGCCCGGAAGTAATGATCGACTACCCATTAGAGGGAACAATGATACGGGTGACGGAAGATGTGACCCCAATCAACATCCAATTCGAAGTAACAGATGATATAGAAATCCAATCTATAACCGTGAGCTTGGATGGAAGTGAAATTGCCACATTTGATAGTTTTATAGATTACAGAAGGGCAATTGAGGAATTTACTTATGAAAACCTCACCAATGGTCAACACACACTTACCATTGTTGCCACAGACATCAATGGAAAGTCCACAACAAGCAGTGTTAATTTTGAAAAAGTCCCTCCATATAATCCTGAATATGACGGTGAAATATTTTACATGCCATTTGATGGAGACTATATGGAATTGGTAAGCATCACAGAAGCAACCACAGTGGGTAACCCAGGGTTTGCTGGAGAGAGTGTCGAAGGCTTAAATGCCTATGCGGGTGCAACTGGATCTTACCTAACCCTTCCCACTACAGGGTTATTGAATAATGAAATCAGTGCTTCATTCTGGTATAAAATAAATGCTGACCCTACAAGGGCAGGGATTTTAGTAATTGGACCTCCAGATCCGGACAACCCCAATTCCCAAAACGATAGAACTGAAGGATTCAGGTTCTTTAGGGAAGGGGGCCCCACCAATCAGATCTTTAAATTAAATGTCGGGAATGGTGATGGAGAAAATTGGTTTGACGGTGGTGCTGCAGCATCTATTGACCCCACTACTAACACTGGATGGGTCCATATGGCTTTTACCATTTCTGAAGCAGCATGTGCAGTTTACATCAATGGAGAAGTGGTCAGCCAGGGCAGCTTTCCTGGAATTAGCTGGGCGGAATGTGATATTATTTCCATTGCATCAGGTGCTCCGAGGTTTACTGGATTCAACCACTTATCTGATTTGAGCTTTATTGATGAATTACGAATCTTTAATAAAGCCCTTACAGCAAGTGAGATTCAGGAAATCATGGCAAACGAACAACCTTAA
- a CDS encoding RagB/SusD family nutrient uptake outer membrane protein gives MKNIIYKIYALAMILALTFTTSCNDLLDEPLENELIAQETDYSQSEDMVLMLYGAYGQFYNLQWETFPIISVRGDDVNAAGDQFPLIETDEFRYDRNFWMYNSTWLNLYSDILYWHGAMEEIQKYEEAGANSTNSQQYIAEIKVLRGFELLQLARLWGSILIPESSEPSHLFNVELSTFEEVMQHISDQMDEAIPTLPSVHPNQRSDIRGGVTRSTALAVKAMAQLELQNYQQVADATGQIISSGLFTLQPDYYQLFKIPGKLSDENLLELQYSDYGTSTGTVNRYLWNFFGPSSWTPAVAGASSGWGFWEPSVKYIKFMLDRGERERLQTTVLFTPDGISEIQSDPNYSDLPNWISNESPDGDIFNNHPRYNFLSGKHYLPSVQLTEGRFNYGENKNFTCIRYSEVLLMHAEALVNGATSSAMSADDAVNAVRSRVGLGNITGVTLDQVLDEKFAEFGMEWGIRFYDLVRYGRTSELNYGGREYEPTEDRFLPYPLGQQGILPQLKEAADQG, from the coding sequence ATGAAAAATATAATATATAAAATATATGCCTTGGCAATGATATTGGCGCTGACCTTCACCACGTCTTGTAATGACCTGCTGGATGAGCCGTTAGAAAATGAACTCATTGCCCAAGAAACTGATTATTCCCAGTCAGAAGATATGGTCCTAATGCTTTATGGAGCATATGGCCAGTTTTATAATCTGCAATGGGAAACTTTCCCCATTATCTCCGTAAGGGGGGATGACGTCAATGCAGCTGGGGACCAGTTTCCTTTAATTGAAACTGATGAATTCCGCTATGACAGAAATTTCTGGATGTATAATTCTACCTGGCTGAACCTTTATTCCGATATTTTGTATTGGCATGGCGCCATGGAAGAAATCCAAAAATACGAGGAAGCAGGTGCCAATTCCACCAATTCCCAACAATATATTGCTGAAATTAAAGTATTGAGGGGGTTTGAACTTTTACAGCTTGCCAGATTGTGGGGAAGCATTCTTATACCGGAAAGCTCAGAGCCCAGCCATTTATTTAATGTGGAATTATCCACCTTTGAAGAGGTCATGCAACACATTTCCGACCAAATGGATGAGGCAATCCCTACCCTTCCTAGTGTCCATCCCAATCAGCGTTCGGATATACGCGGAGGCGTAACCCGTTCCACTGCATTGGCAGTAAAAGCAATGGCTCAGCTGGAACTGCAAAATTACCAACAGGTGGCTGATGCTACTGGACAAATTATTAGCAGTGGTTTGTTCACCTTGCAACCTGATTATTACCAATTATTTAAAATTCCAGGAAAATTAAGCGACGAGAACCTCTTGGAGCTTCAATATTCAGATTATGGAACATCTACAGGTACTGTAAACAGGTATTTATGGAACTTTTTCGGCCCATCAAGTTGGACTCCTGCAGTAGCAGGTGCCAGTTCCGGATGGGGCTTCTGGGAACCCAGTGTAAAATATATCAAGTTTATGCTTGACCGGGGAGAACGGGAAAGGCTCCAAACAACAGTATTGTTTACCCCTGATGGAATTTCAGAGATCCAATCCGATCCTAATTATTCTGACCTTCCAAATTGGATTTCCAATGAATCACCCGACGGGGATATTTTCAACAACCATCCCAGGTATAATTTCCTGAGCGGTAAGCATTACTTACCCTCCGTGCAATTAACCGAAGGAAGGTTTAACTATGGAGAAAATAAAAATTTCACTTGCATTAGGTATTCAGAAGTACTGCTTATGCACGCAGAAGCATTGGTCAATGGAGCAACCAGTTCTGCAATGTCTGCAGATGACGCAGTCAATGCGGTAAGATCCAGGGTGGGGTTGGGAAATATTACCGGAGTAACATTAGATCAGGTACTGGATGAAAAATTCGCTGAGTTTGGCATGGAATGGGGTATTCGTTTCTATGACCTTGTCCGCTATGGTAGGACTTCAGAATTGAACTACGGCGGTAGAGAATACGAACCAACGGAAGACCGGTTTCTCCCTTATCCTTTGGGGCAACAGGGAATTCTACCTCAGTTAAAAGAAGCAGCCGACCAAGGCTAA
- a CDS encoding SusC/RagA family TonB-linked outer membrane protein, translated as MINSLRNSKESWKPKIPYLGKLWMLMVMAFLTITFSTIAQQTNVSGTVSDPNGEPIPGVNILEKGTNNGTVTNLDGEFSFTVSSPDASLTFSFIGFQSQEITLNGQTNLNVILTESISSLEEVVIIGYGTQREKDLTSAITTIKSDEIVRTPTSNAMQSLQGRVAGVQIVSSGAPGSSPTVRVRGVGSFEGGAAPLYVVDGMFFENIDFLNPNDIETISVLKDASAAAIYGVRASNGVILIETKTGNYEQKPEIVYDGYYGTQVPQNVLQMANTQQFVQYVNETGSAADIAFVNNAMQRYGRSRIDPNIPAVNTDWYSEIMSPASIQNHSLSFNGGSEKTKYSIGGSYFDQEGLLNETRNNYKRVNIRAKMDTEIRDWITVGGNFNFSVARQYVGENAAWFRSYFAVPIIPVYDETNTAANPFQLSNAQQIGYRGSQNPFYPLLYNDNRKNIAKINGNFHSEIQIIPNILRFRTAYNYKLETINDRNLNFAFNDGVTESQSSIRRQSFSAYDQIWDNFFTYSNFFGDHNLTVTLGHSFRSEYSEVLFARGEGITPNPTWENEQYWYLSNAQNFDLNSIGDSNGSTINSRLFYQSFFGRVAYNFDERYLLYGTFRRDGNNKFQKKWGNFATVAAGWAITEEDFFQVDGIDFLKLRASWGQLGNDGISPSVGVPTLEETSAAINDVRVIGRRLNPTFDLIEQWETTVEKNFGLNARFFGDRLSLEADYFIRDTENLSVSIIPPVFRSTERRSVGEIRNQGLEVSINWKNAVSNEFSYYIGGNFATLKNTVQGLGGADGLGAGSAEFRQISRIGEPYQAFFGYEVVGVFQSEEQINNSGYTQEFINDNNLVPGDFIFRDQNGDMVVNDEDRVILGSFLPDLTYGVNLGITYKNLDFSALIQGQSGHDILNRKRGEVIFTNDTNIDAELVKNLWRGEGTSNRYPSAAGIRKGWNQNMSDYFVEDGSYFRVQNVRLTYSLLDKELMGMMMPATSITLTAERPLTVFNYNGFNPEVANGIDRQVYPIPAVYTVGLNVKF; from the coding sequence ATGATTAACTCTTTACGAAACAGTAAGGAATCATGGAAACCCAAAATCCCTTATTTAGGAAAGCTATGGATGTTAATGGTAATGGCATTTTTGACCATTACCTTCTCCACAATTGCTCAACAAACAAATGTCTCGGGAACGGTATCAGACCCAAATGGGGAACCGATCCCCGGTGTAAACATTTTGGAAAAAGGAACCAATAATGGTACGGTAACCAATCTGGATGGTGAGTTCTCCTTTACAGTGAGTTCACCTGATGCAAGTTTGACTTTTTCATTTATCGGATTTCAAAGCCAGGAAATAACTTTAAATGGCCAGACCAACCTGAACGTAATCTTAACGGAAAGTATCAGTTCACTGGAGGAAGTGGTAATCATTGGTTATGGTACGCAAAGGGAAAAAGATTTGACTTCTGCTATTACAACAATAAAATCGGATGAAATTGTCCGAACTCCAACTTCCAATGCCATGCAATCCCTGCAAGGTAGAGTTGCCGGTGTGCAAATTGTAAGCAGCGGTGCTCCAGGCTCCTCCCCAACAGTACGGGTTAGGGGTGTGGGATCATTTGAAGGAGGTGCCGCCCCATTGTATGTAGTGGATGGGATGTTTTTTGAAAACATCGACTTCCTAAACCCCAATGACATTGAAACCATTTCAGTATTGAAAGATGCCTCTGCAGCTGCCATTTATGGTGTTAGGGCCTCTAACGGAGTGATTCTGATCGAAACCAAAACCGGAAATTACGAGCAGAAACCAGAAATAGTTTATGATGGTTATTATGGTACCCAGGTACCTCAAAATGTTTTGCAAATGGCCAACACCCAACAATTTGTTCAATATGTGAACGAAACTGGTTCAGCCGCAGACATTGCTTTTGTCAACAATGCCATGCAACGTTATGGCCGTAGCCGGATAGATCCCAATATTCCAGCCGTCAATACCGATTGGTATTCAGAAATTATGAGCCCGGCCTCCATCCAAAACCACAGTTTATCCTTTAATGGAGGGTCGGAAAAAACTAAATACTCTATTGGAGGAAGTTATTTCGACCAAGAAGGTTTACTTAATGAGACCCGAAACAATTATAAAAGGGTTAACATCAGGGCCAAAATGGATACTGAGATTAGGGATTGGATCACCGTAGGGGGCAATTTTAATTTCTCTGTAGCCAGACAATATGTGGGAGAAAATGCGGCTTGGTTTAGAAGCTATTTTGCCGTTCCAATCATTCCTGTTTATGACGAAACGAATACGGCTGCTAATCCTTTCCAATTGTCCAATGCCCAACAAATTGGTTACAGGGGTAGTCAAAACCCCTTTTATCCACTTTTATATAATGACAACAGGAAAAACATTGCCAAAATCAATGGTAACTTCCATTCTGAAATTCAAATCATTCCAAATATTCTCCGGTTCCGAACAGCATACAACTACAAATTGGAAACGATCAATGACCGAAATTTGAATTTTGCTTTTAATGATGGGGTTACCGAATCCCAATCTTCTATCAGAAGGCAAAGTTTCAGTGCCTATGATCAAATTTGGGACAACTTCTTCACTTATTCGAATTTCTTTGGAGATCATAACTTAACAGTAACACTTGGCCATTCCTTTAGAAGTGAATACAGTGAGGTTTTATTTGCCAGAGGGGAAGGAATTACTCCCAATCCAACTTGGGAAAACGAACAGTACTGGTACCTATCCAATGCCCAAAATTTTGACCTTAATTCCATTGGAGATTCAAATGGCTCTACCATTAATTCTCGCCTTTTTTATCAATCATTCTTTGGAAGAGTCGCATATAATTTTGATGAAAGGTACTTATTGTACGGAACCTTCCGTAGGGATGGTAATAATAAATTCCAGAAAAAATGGGGTAATTTCGCCACAGTTGCTGCTGGGTGGGCTATTACAGAAGAAGATTTCTTCCAAGTGGATGGCATAGACTTTTTAAAATTAAGGGCCTCATGGGGACAGCTGGGTAATGACGGTATCAGCCCTTCAGTGGGAGTTCCCACCCTGGAAGAAACCAGTGCAGCGATCAATGATGTCCGGGTGATTGGTAGAAGATTAAACCCAACATTTGACCTGATCGAACAATGGGAAACAACCGTCGAGAAAAACTTTGGATTGAACGCTAGATTTTTCGGAGACCGTTTATCCCTGGAAGCTGATTATTTTATCAGAGATACTGAAAACCTTTCCGTCAGCATCATCCCCCCTGTTTTCCGTTCTACGGAACGTAGAAGTGTCGGGGAAATCAGAAACCAAGGATTGGAAGTTTCCATAAACTGGAAAAATGCTGTTTCCAACGAATTCTCCTATTATATCGGAGGAAATTTTGCAACACTTAAAAATACCGTTCAAGGCCTAGGGGGTGCGGATGGTTTAGGTGCAGGATCTGCAGAATTCCGACAAATTTCTCGCATCGGCGAACCCTATCAAGCATTTTTTGGCTACGAGGTGGTAGGTGTGTTCCAAAGTGAAGAACAAATAAATAACAGTGGTTATACCCAGGAATTTATTAATGACAACAATCTGGTTCCAGGAGATTTCATTTTCAGGGACCAAAATGGAGACATGGTGGTCAATGATGAAGACAGGGTAATCCTTGGATCTTTCCTACCTGACCTCACCTATGGGGTCAACCTGGGAATTACTTACAAAAACCTGGATTTCTCTGCACTGATTCAAGGCCAATCAGGTCATGATATCCTCAACAGAAAAAGAGGGGAAGTCATCTTTACCAATGACACCAACATTGATGCTGAACTGGTCAAAAACCTCTGGAGAGGTGAAGGCACTTCCAATCGTTACCCTTCTGCTGCTGGAATAAGAAAAGGGTGGAACCAAAATATGAGCGATTATTTCGTAGAAGATGGTTCTTACTTCAGAGTACAAAATGTCCGGTTGACTTACTCCCTGCTTGACAAAGAATTGATGGGAATGATGATGCCGGCAACCAGCATCACCCTAACAGCGGAAAGGCCGCTGACGGTTTTTAATTACAACGGGTTTAATCCAGAAGTAGCTAATGGAATAGACCGACAGGTTTACCCAATCCCGGCTGTGTACACTGTAGGATTAAACGTCAAATTTTAA
- a CDS encoding 7TM diverse intracellular signaling domain-containing protein → MNPKFLKALILLVLTLPISVFGQRISGSSTLKIDDNLNERIFSISQLEFFEDKENTLEFKDVVAPDFQDNFKIRPSFSKNKFDIHNTYWVKLSIEKTPESNKKWLMEFYDQTIDSIEVFAPDGTGGYEKYKFGDAHSFQTRLFSHKNFELILNNNEEGIDNYYIKIRSNQKADIRIAIRSLNRFIYYALNEYFVYGIFYGMIAIIGLYNLLVYTAVREIKYLYYTFYLASVGIYAMCVDGIAFQYLWPNHPSWNQIANGIFSYSIVLWAILFSIRFLNIKHRSPKIHQFLLAILGIKSVLFLVGLIWDPKLFEIRYYDIIPFSFIFFASIYIWSRGYKVARFFVIAYGVLFFGVVIKVLVNTAIIPHMTLIYYSLHIAFLLEMLLLTFALGDRIRILKNNRDRAMKRAIKQIEINYALKEKVTQELELKVEERTRELKDKNQLLEKYNEQLMEKDEEIKRFNAILDKDNWKLKSSIKASFQARLTNKLLSYEEIQKIFPDQAACFRYLEEFKWGQGFVCRHCGNTKFSKGPKLFTKRCSKCGHIDSVTAGTVFHGIKFPIEKAFYIAYSTISNSEKQTLDQLSEQLDLRRNTVWTFKKKIQQLIQEKGLINPHWQDILWLEDNKVKTK, encoded by the coding sequence ATGAATCCAAAATTCCTAAAAGCTTTAATCCTTTTGGTTCTAACCCTACCCATTTCGGTTTTTGGCCAAAGGATTTCCGGAAGTTCCACATTAAAAATCGATGATAACCTCAACGAGCGGATTTTTTCAATTTCCCAATTAGAGTTTTTTGAGGACAAGGAAAACACACTTGAATTTAAGGATGTTGTAGCCCCTGATTTTCAGGACAATTTTAAAATACGGCCTTCCTTTTCAAAGAATAAATTTGATATCCATAACACTTATTGGGTTAAGCTATCTATCGAAAAAACTCCCGAAAGCAATAAAAAATGGTTGATGGAATTTTATGACCAAACCATAGATTCCATAGAGGTATTTGCCCCCGATGGAACTGGTGGGTATGAAAAGTATAAATTTGGTGATGCTCATTCTTTCCAAACCAGGTTATTTTCCCATAAAAACTTTGAACTGATCCTTAACAATAACGAAGAGGGAATTGACAACTATTACATCAAAATCAGATCAAATCAAAAAGCAGACATCCGGATTGCCATCCGCTCTTTAAACCGGTTCATCTATTATGCCCTCAATGAGTATTTTGTTTACGGTATTTTTTATGGCATGATAGCAATTATCGGATTATACAACCTCCTGGTTTATACAGCGGTAAGGGAAATCAAATACCTATATTACACTTTTTACCTTGCCAGTGTGGGGATTTATGCCATGTGTGTGGATGGCATAGCTTTCCAATACCTATGGCCTAACCACCCTTCCTGGAACCAAATTGCCAATGGAATATTCAGTTATTCCATTGTTCTTTGGGCCATATTGTTCTCTATAAGATTTTTAAATATCAAGCACCGCTCCCCAAAGATCCATCAATTTCTTTTAGCCATTTTAGGCATCAAATCAGTGCTGTTTCTGGTAGGCTTAATCTGGGATCCAAAGTTATTTGAAATTAGGTATTATGACATCATTCCTTTTTCCTTTATCTTTTTTGCCAGTATCTATATATGGTCAAGAGGCTATAAGGTAGCCCGATTTTTCGTAATTGCTTACGGTGTTTTGTTTTTTGGTGTAGTAATCAAGGTTTTGGTAAATACTGCCATTATCCCCCATATGACCCTGATTTATTATAGTCTTCATATTGCTTTTTTGTTGGAAATGTTACTATTAACTTTTGCATTGGGTGACCGGATCAGGATCCTTAAAAACAACCGGGACAGGGCCATGAAAAGAGCCATCAAACAAATAGAAATTAACTATGCCCTTAAAGAAAAGGTAACTCAGGAACTGGAGCTCAAAGTGGAAGAAAGAACCCGGGAATTGAAAGATAAAAACCAGCTTTTAGAAAAATATAACGAGCAGTTGATGGAAAAAGATGAAGAAATCAAACGCTTCAACGCCATCCTGGACAAAGACAATTGGAAACTAAAAAGCAGCATCAAAGCATCCTTCCAAGCAAGGCTTACAAATAAGTTATTGTCCTATGAGGAAATCCAAAAGATTTTTCCGGATCAAGCAGCCTGTTTCAGGTACCTGGAGGAATTCAAATGGGGACAAGGATTTGTATGTCGTCACTGCGGCAACACCAAATTTTCCAAAGGCCCCAAGTTATTTACAAAAAGATGCTCCAAGTGTGGCCATATAGATTCAGTAACTGCAGGAACGGTTTTCCATGGCATCAAATTCCCCATCGAAAAAGCATTTTATATCGCCTATTCCACCATTTCCAATTCGGAAAAACAAACCCTGGACCAACTTTCTGAACAGTTGGATTTACGCAGAAATACCGTTTGGACCTTTAAAAAGAAAATCCAACAGCTAATTCAGGAAAAAGGCTTGATAAATCCCCATTGGCAGGACATCCTTTGGCTTGAAGACAATAAGGTGAAAACCAAATAA
- a CDS encoding flavin reductase family protein, producing the protein MKIIDPKDVSVAEFHGLMLGAIAPRPIAFASTMDQEGLVNLSPFSFFNAFGSNPPLLIFSPARRVRNNTTKHSLENVKEVPEVVINIVSYSMVQQMSLSSTEYPKGVNEFVKAGFSEMPSQIVKPPRVKESPAAFECRVRDIISFGKEGGAANLVICEILLAHFKDELFDDQGKIDPHKLDAVARMGGNWYCHAQGQALFEVEKPVKNIGIGVDQIPEPIRFSMVLTGNDLGKLGNVPQLPLKEDIEEFGNRDEIREMKVRFQNDKEGLVIHLHQYAQELLHEGKTMDAWKALLQTTLEMG; encoded by the coding sequence ATGAAAATCATTGACCCCAAGGATGTTTCAGTTGCTGAATTTCATGGTTTGATGTTAGGTGCCATAGCCCCTAGGCCAATTGCTTTTGCAAGTACCATGGACCAGGAGGGTTTGGTAAACCTCAGCCCCTTTAGCTTTTTTAATGCTTTTGGATCCAATCCACCCCTTTTGATTTTTTCTCCTGCAAGAAGAGTTAGAAATAATACAACGAAGCATAGCCTGGAAAATGTAAAAGAAGTACCCGAAGTGGTGATTAATATTGTTAGTTATTCCATGGTTCAACAGATGTCTTTGTCCAGCACAGAATATCCAAAAGGGGTTAATGAATTTGTAAAAGCGGGATTTTCTGAAATGCCATCTCAAATAGTGAAACCGCCCCGGGTAAAGGAATCCCCTGCTGCTTTTGAATGCAGAGTGAGGGATATAATTTCTTTTGGGAAGGAAGGAGGAGCTGCCAATTTGGTGATTTGTGAAATTCTGTTGGCTCATTTTAAAGATGAGCTATTTGATGATCAGGGAAAAATTGATCCCCATAAATTGGATGCTGTAGCTAGAATGGGAGGAAATTGGTATTGCCATGCGCAAGGGCAAGCATTGTTTGAAGTGGAAAAGCCTGTAAAAAATATTGGGATCGGAGTGGACCAAATCCCAGAGCCCATACGCTTTAGCATGGTGTTGACAGGAAATGATTTGGGGAAACTTGGGAATGTGCCCCAATTACCTTTGAAAGAAGATATTGAAGAATTTGGGAATAGGGATGAAATCAGGGAAATGAAAGTAAGGTTTCAAAATGATAAGGAGGGGTTGGTAATACATTTGCATCAATATGCACAGGAGTTGCTTCATGAGGGGAAAACCATGGATGCCTGGAAAGCATTATTACAGACTACCCTTGAAATGGGGTAG
- a CDS encoding cell division ATP-binding protein FtsE, which produces MQFSNEPVVRLNKACIFQGITAILQDVTFQIDKDEFVFLIGRTGSGKSSLLKTLYADLPLKMGQGSVVNYNLNEIKSKEVPYLRRKLGIVFQDFQLFTDRTVAENLYFVMKATGWKDRSKMKTRMVEVLMRVGLGGAATKMPHQLSGGEQQRVVIARALLNEPSILLADEPTGNLDPEVADGIFKLFQEINKQGTAVLMATHNHELLRKYPYRILKCEKGRVLDSNETEILEAKKE; this is translated from the coding sequence ATGCAATTTTCCAATGAACCTGTTGTCCGCCTAAATAAAGCCTGTATTTTCCAGGGGATAACGGCCATCCTTCAAGATGTTACTTTTCAAATTGACAAGGATGAATTTGTTTTTCTTATTGGGCGGACAGGAAGTGGTAAAAGCTCTTTGCTGAAAACTCTTTACGCAGATTTACCCCTTAAAATGGGACAGGGTTCCGTGGTGAATTATAACCTTAATGAAATTAAATCTAAGGAAGTCCCCTATTTAAGAAGAAAATTGGGGATTGTCTTTCAGGATTTTCAACTATTTACGGACCGAACAGTAGCTGAAAATCTATATTTTGTGATGAAAGCCACAGGCTGGAAAGACAGGTCCAAAATGAAAACCCGAATGGTGGAAGTGCTAATGCGGGTTGGTTTAGGGGGAGCAGCTACCAAAATGCCCCATCAACTTTCCGGAGGAGAGCAGCAAAGGGTGGTTATTGCCCGGGCATTGCTTAATGAGCCTTCTATTTTATTGGCTGATGAGCCCACCGGAAACCTTGATCCGGAAGTAGCTGATGGGATTTTTAAGCTCTTTCAGGAAATCAACAAACAGGGAACAGCTGTTTTAATGGCCACACATAACCATGAATTACTTAGAAAATATCCCTATAGAATTCTGAAATGTGAAAAAGGAAGAGTATTGGATTCCAATGAAACGGAAATATTGGAAGCCAAAAAGGAATGA
- a CDS encoding fructose-6-phosphate aldolase: MYIIKVKGKAKIPDYIQIRDENFVLVAYFRADRPLKNLEKFGLEGKEEAMEDLIKSLPFGKLQKLEL; the protein is encoded by the coding sequence ATGTACATCATCAAGGTAAAAGGCAAGGCTAAAATCCCAGATTATATCCAAATCCGGGATGAGAATTTTGTCCTGGTGGCTTATTTCCGTGCTGACAGGCCGCTTAAAAACCTGGAAAAATTTGGCCTTGAAGGCAAGGAAGAAGCCATGGAAGACCTGATTAAATCACTGCCATTTGGCAAATTACAAAAGCTTGAACTTTAA
- the fsa gene encoding fructose-6-phosphate aldolase — protein MKFFIDTANLDEIKEAHDLGVLDGVTTNPSLMAKEGITGEDNIRAHYKTICDIVDDKVSAEVISTNFDEMIKEGKELAKIDDKIVVKVPMIKEGVKAIKYLSSEGIRTNCTLVFSAGQAILAAKAGATYLSPFIGRLDDISFDGLDLIEQIVHIYQTYGFDTQVLAASLRHTMHLVKCAEMGADVVTCPLKVITGLLNHPLTDAGLAKFLADHASAAAK, from the coding sequence ATGAAATTCTTTATTGACACAGCCAATCTTGATGAAATCAAGGAAGCCCATGATTTAGGCGTATTGGATGGAGTAACCACCAATCCTTCCCTAATGGCAAAAGAAGGGATCACTGGTGAGGATAATATAAGGGCGCATTACAAGACCATTTGCGACATTGTGGATGACAAAGTAAGTGCCGAAGTGATTTCTACCAACTTTGATGAAATGATCAAAGAAGGTAAAGAACTTGCCAAAATAGATGATAAAATTGTGGTCAAAGTTCCTATGATCAAGGAGGGTGTGAAAGCAATCAAATACCTGAGCAGTGAAGGTATCCGTACCAACTGTACTCTGGTATTTTCTGCAGGCCAAGCTATTTTGGCAGCAAAAGCAGGTGCGACCTATCTTTCTCCATTCATTGGAAGATTAGACGACATCTCCTTTGATGGATTGGACCTGATTGAACAAATCGTTCATATTTACCAAACTTACGGATTTGACACCCAGGTCCTGGCTGCCTCTTTGAGACACACCATGCACTTGGTTAAATGTGCCGAAATGGGTGCTGATGTGGTAACCTGTCCTCTAAAAGTAATTACCGGCTTGTTAAATCACCCATTGACTGATGCAGGATTGGCTAAATTCTTGGCTGACCATGCAAGTGCAGCAGCAAAATAA